The genomic window TCTCTGTAAAAGTAGACAGGGAAGAATACCCGGATATTGATAAAAAATACCAATTCTACATCCAGCTTTTAGGAAAAAATGGAGGATGGCCTCTCTCAGTTTTTACAGATGATGATGGTATTCCTTTTTTCGCAGGAACTTACTTCCCTCCTAATGAAAGTTACGGAATCCCAGGGTTTATAGATATCTTAAACCAAATATCAAATTTTTACAAAAACGACAAAGGTAAATTAAAAGGAGTAAAAGAAGGATATTTTAATATTTTAATAGAGCAAAAGAAGATAGATAATTTTGAAACTTTAAACATAAAAGCATTTGCAGAAGGTATAGATAAATTGTTAGATATGGCAAATGGCGGGCTGAAAGGCACCACAAAATTTCCAAACATACCAACAATAATTGCTCTAACAAAAGAAAATTTTTACCATAACAAAAAAACACAAGATTTTCTAAACTTAACTGCATCAAAATTATGCACATCGGGAATATTCGACCATATTAACGGAGGCTTTTTCAGATATTGCATAGATGAAAGTTGGTTTGTCCCTCATTTTGAAAAGATGCTTTATGACAACGCATTAAATGTAAGTTTTCTTTCAAAAATGTATGAACTAACAAATAACAAAACTTACTTGCATACGGCTGAAATGACACTTGACTTTTTAATGGATGATTTTTTTACTGAACACGGTTTTATATCATCTATGAATGCTGAAAGTGAAGATTTTGAAGGTAACAGTTCAGAGGGATTTTATTATAAAATAAATGAAAATGATTTAAAAATACTCGATGAAAGTGAATTAATATTTATATCTGAAAAAATATATTTAAAAAACAATGTCATAAATATACAAACAAACGATTACAAAGATATATTAAAAACTCACACAATTCTAACCAAACTGAACAAGACGAAAAAAGCTCCTGACAAAGACTATAAGATTATTATAAGTTGGAACAGCCTCCTCGTAATAGCAATGTTAGACTATTTTGGAGTATCAGCGGATGATTTTTATTTTAATGCAGCACTTAATCTTTTTGGTAAACTTAAACAACATTTTGACGGAGCAAACTTATTTAGGATAAGATATAATGATACCCTTTTTGAGCATAGTTGCCTTGAAGACTACTCATATCTACTTGCAGCCACACAAAAAGTATTTGAAATAACTAAAGACGTTAAACTTAAAGCATTTGCAAAGCAATTAATCGAAGCTGCAAATAAGTTATTTTTCAAAGACGGTCTTTTATATTTTGATAAGAATCACTCAGTATTTGATACTTTTGATGAGGCTATTTACTCGGCCTTTGGCTTGTATGTTATCAACACAGTCTATTTCAGTAAATTTATTGACCTAAATGTTGATATTAAAACTTTGAAACTAATCGCTTTTGATAGATTTAATAAATTTCCATTAGCCCACCCTACCCTATTAAATCTACAAAATTATTAAATTAAAGTTTTTCTAATTTGTCAGCTCCTAAAATTTGAAAATATGATATAATATCTCATAATGTTATAGGAGGCGTATATGAAAGTAAGATTAACTTTCCTTCTTTTTCTCATTTTAACTACCGTTAGTTTTGTTTTTGCTGAAACAGGTGAAAAAAGAATAGTAGTGATTTGCGCAGGCTGCCACGGTACTGATGGTGCATCTGTAGGTGATTCGATTCCAATAATTGGGGGGCAAAAGGCTGATTATCTAAAAAAGGTTATGGAAGAATATAAAAATGATGAAAAAGCAGGCTCAGTCATGAATAAAATAGCAAAAGGCTACAGCGACGAAAGGATTAATTTTGTTGCAAATTACTTTTCAAGCAAAAAATGGGTAAATACCAACAAAATTTATGATAATAATCTGGCGAATAAAGGTAAAAAAATTGCTGAAGTATGTTATGACTGTCATGGCAAACTTGGTGAAGGTATTGAGGCTTACCCAAGAATAGCCGGTCAGCCTGTCTTTTACTTAAAGCAGGTTTTATTAGACTATAAAAATAGTGTGCTAAAAAGTGATGAAATGTCTTTTGTGAGTGAATACAGTGATGATGACTTGGAAGCACTTGCCAACTATTTCTCTTCAATAAGACGATAGGAGGGATAATATGTCAAACATTAATAGGAGAAGTTTTATCAAAAATACCACAGTTGGTGTAGCAGGGTTGTCAATATTTGGATGCGCAGGTAAATACCATTCGGAAGTTATACCAAAAAAAGGTAAGAGAGTTATTGTTGTGGGTGGTGGTTTTGGAGGCGCTACAGCAGCAAAATATATCAAACTCAATGACCCTACTATAGAAGTTATTTTGATAGAAAAAAATAGTTATTTTGTTTCATGCCCTATTTCCAACCTCGTAATTGTTGGATTAAAGGATATGAATTACATTACATTCAAATATGACTTACTTGAAAAAAACTACGGAATAAAAATCTTGCAGGCAGAAGCTTTGGAACTAAACCCGGAAAACAATACACTTATCACTACAAAAGGCGTACTAAAATATGATAAACTGATACTATCTCCTGGTATAGGTTTTATTGAAGATAATAACATTGGTTACTCATTAAATCTAACTGACAAAATTCCTCATGCCTGGAAAGCCGGTAAGCAAACTGAAATACTACGACAACAGCTAAGTGAGCTTAAAAAAGGAGGCACTGTAATTTTAAGGGTTCCAAAGTCTCCTTACCGTTGTCCACCAGGGCCTTATGAAAGAGCATCATTAATTGCCAATTTTATAAAAAGGAATAACTTGGGTGGGAAAATAATAATACTTGACTCCAACGATGACGTTACTTCCAAAGGGAAACTATTTAAAGCTGCTTGGAACAATTTCTACCGTAGAGAACTCGAATACTTTAGCCAAGTTGAAGTTCAAAATATTGATGCTGAAAATATGATAATAGATACAAATAAAGGAAAAATTAAAGGTGATATAATAAACTTCATACCTAATCAAAAAGCTTCAAATACTGCATTTAAACTTGGGCTTATTAAGGAAGATAAGCTTTGGGCATTTGTAAATTCATACACTTTTGAATCAGAGATATTTAAAAATGTGTATGTAATTGGTGATTCTACAAATACAGGTAGTGTAGGAACTGTTCCAAAATCAGGCTATATTGCAAATTCTATGGGTAAAGTAGTAGCTGAGTCTGTAGTATCATCGTTAAATGGAAAGATGCCGCCAAAACCATTTATGGCAAACGCATGTTACAGTATGGTAAGTGATACCGAAGCTATATGGGTAACTGCTGTATATGAATACAACGAAAATGTAAAAAGGACTATTACAATAAAGGGAGCTTCCGGGACACCTAAAACAAGATCAAAAATTGATGCCAAACATCAGCTCAGCTGGGCTGAAAATATCTGGAGTGACACTTTAATGTAAAAAAAGCAGCCTATTAAGGCTGCTTTTTTTTGCTGGTCTGTAAGCCGGATTCTGTACCTAATCTCTTAGGTGGTGATCATTTATCTGGGACAAGTATTGCTACTTGCCTCAAGCAGCCTACCCGCAAGCATCGGACGAGCAGCCCTCAAACACTTGCCTATTTGGCCTTGCACCGGGTAGGGTTTACCATGCCCTGACTGTCACCAGACAGGCGGTGAGCTCTTACCTCCCCTTTTCACCCTTACCAAGCACCTCATTGGTAGTATTTGGCTTAAAAATAGCACTCAATAATATGAGTTTTATTGTTTGCTCAAATAGATAAAGTGAGGTGCTCGGCGGTATATTTTCTGTGGCACTTTCCACGCCTTTCGACGTATCGGTGTTACCGATTACCCTGCTCTATGGTGTCCGGACTTTCCTCCCGAGATTATCCCGAGCGATCACCCGACCAGCAAAGATTATTATAGTAATTACAAAGAGATTTTAAAGGGCAAAATTCACAATTAGGCTTTTTTTTACAAAAGTCCTTACAAAGGTTCACTATAAACGCATGATATTCTTTATAAACATCTACGCTTGGCTCTACTAATTTATGAAACATTTCTTGCAAGTTATCATAATCTTCCGAATCATTAATCCCAAGTCTTTTAAATAATCTTTTAGTATATGCATCTATAACAAATATTGGCATATTTAAAGCATACAAAATTATTGAATCGGCAGTTTCCTTACCTACACCATTAACTGTCAGTAGACTTTTCCTAATATCGTAAACATTTTTATTTTTAATATTGTCAAACTTACCACCGCAAAATTCATTAAAAAAATTAAGCACATTTTTCAATCTTTTAGCTTTTAAATTGTAAAACCCTGATGGCTTAATCAAAGATTTCAAAAACTCATCATTTACATTGATTAATTTTTGAAAATCAAGCATACTATTCTCTTTAAGATTTTTGATGCTTTTCTCGACATTTGCCCAACTGGTATTTTGGGTCAAGACAGCCCCTACAATTATCTCCAATATCGATTCGGCAGGCCACCATCCGGTTTTCCCATAATGCTCTTCAAGTAATAAATACACCCGATTTATTCTTTCTTGCATTTGTCCAACCTTTTTGAAATAATATGTTTATGTTTGACTTATCACAACTAAACAATGAAATCAACATGATGAAATCTGAAACACTTTCCAGGTATGGGAAAAAAGTAGATATCATCTGCACGTTAATAGAAAAAGAAAAACATTTTTTGGCTCGAAACGAAAAAATACTTATTAAAATCGAAAAAAAAATACCATTATTAAAACGAAAAAAGAAAAAAATATACGATAAAGTTTTGGAGAATGTTCAAAATAAAACAACTAAATCAAAAATAAAGATTGAGAAGATGTTAAAGTTAAAAGAAAAATATATTAATGAATATAAAACTCAAAGAGAAGCCTTAGGAATATTAGACCACACATTTATAGATGAATTTTATGACTAAATAATCAACATATTTTCTTCTATTTCTCAAAGCAATTCCATAATAAAATTAAAGTTTGTTATTTAATTACCGATTGAAATTAAGAGGTCAATATGGATAATATACTATTCCCTACTATAGCAGTTATAGGAAACACTGGCAATAACAGCCGCTTAAAAAGTGAAGTGAGAAAAAAATTCCGATTTAATGGAAAAGTTATTCATATCAGACCGGGCAGAGTAGATGAAAATGGAAAATCTACACTTGTAATTACGACTGAATTAAGTTTAAAAGAGCTCGAATCATTAAAAGGAAAAGAGGTAATTATTATTGCAGAATAAGTAGTTGAAAAAGAAGCCGGCATCCTGCCGGCAATGGACGATCCTTCTAACAGCGTGGTTGTTCCACTACTGCTAAATATATTATAGCATAATATATGCCATTATATGTTCAATTTTATTATGAAGGCACCTATAGATATAATTATTGCCCCTACAATTCGTTTCAAATACAATTTTTCCTTTAAAAAGTAGATTCCAAGCAAGACTCCAAAAACAGCGTTAATTTGACGTAAAGATGTAGCATAAGAAACATTCATATATACAAGCCCTAATCTATAACTCAAAAACGACAAGAATATTATCACCCCACCAATTAAAACATATATTTTATTTTTATCAAATTCTTCTAAATGATTCTTATATTTTAATTTCGCCTGAATTGTCAAAAACATCGTCATAAAAACAACAAGTGAGTAAACATATAATATGAAATTACTATTAGATACACCAAACTTATCAACAATAGCCCCAAAAGAGTAAAATACTGCTGACAAGATTGCAAATATTATTCCTTTTGTATCAAGGCTAACTTTCATTTTGGTGGAATGCATTATCATCACACCAATAAGTATTATTAATATTCCAAATAACCCAAAAAATGAAATTTCTTCACCTATAAAAAACTTAGCCCATATAACAACGAGAAGTGGGGATGCGGTTGTTATTGGATATACAAGAGATGCATCTGTTAAGTTATAACTAGTTGATAAACATAGATGATACAGTGTAAAACAAATAGCAGCTAAAAGCCCTAAAAATATTGTTCTTAAATCAAACATTAAACTGTTTTTGAAAAAAAATACGGTAATTATTGTAAAAATAAAAAGGTTTACCAGATGCATCTGGTAATTAAATATGTATTTATTATTAGATTTTTTTAATAGAATATTCCAACAAGAGTGGGTGAAGGCACTAAAGATGACTAATATAAATCCAATCATAGTTATTTTTAATAATTCTGATTTAATTATAAATCAAGCACTATATTCAAAAAACGTTTATTTATCATATCGTCGTTATATAACTAATCTTCCAAATCAATAAAATTTACAAATAGCCTTTATTTACTAATTAAATTAAGGATATAACATACAAAAAATTACATTATTTTGTATACAATATACAATAAAATCGTTGACAATAGAAAATTATAATGCTAAAAAATAAACAACGGTTTAAAAAATAAGAACACTAATTCCAAGGAGGTTTATATGTCATTAAAGGAAGTATTAGCCAAGAAGATTGAAGCACACAGACCTAGAACTACCAGACTTGTTAAAGAATATGGTGATGTTAAGGTTGGAGAGGTTACAATTTCGCAAGTTATTGGTGGGATGAGAGGAATAAAATCATTAGTTACAGATATTTCTTACCTTGACCCTATGGAAGGTATTCGTTTTAGAGGGATGACTATTCCTGAGACTTTTGCAGCTTTGCCAAAAGTGCCTGGTTCAGAATATCCTTACGTAGAGGGTTTTTGGTGGTTGCTTCTCACTGGTGATGTTCCTACAATGGAGCAAACTCTTGAAGTAGTAGCTGACTGGAAAGCTCGCTCACAAGTTCCTGAATATGTTTGGGACATTTTAAGAACTATGCCAAGAGATACTCACCCAATGACTATGTTCTCAGCGGCAATTCTTGCTATGCAGAGAGAGTCTATTTTTGCTAAAAACTATGCAGCAGGTAAATTCAACAAGATGACTTGTTGGGAAGATATGTATGAAGATTGTAACAATCTTCTTGCAAAATTACCAACAATCGCTGCTTATATCTACAGAATGAAGTATAAGGGAGATACTCCAATTGCTCCAAATCCTGAGCTTGACTGGGGTGGAAACTTTGCTCACATGATGGGCATCGGCAAACCTTATGATGATGTTGCAAGAATGTATTTCATTCTTCACTCTGACCACGAATCTGGAAACGTATCAGCTCATACAACTCACCTTGTTGCATCAGCTCTTTCTGATGCTTACTACTCACTTTCAGCCGGTATTAACGGCCTTGCAGGTCCACTTCATGGTCTTGCTAACCAAGAAGTACTTGCTTGGACACAAAACTTTATGCAAAAACTTGGTGGTAAACTTCCTACTAAAGAAGAGTTGGAAAAAGCTCTTTGGGATACACTTAATTCAGGTCAGGTTATTCCTGGATACGGTCACGCTGTTCTTAGAAAAACTGACCCAAGATATACTTCACAAAGAGAATTCTGTCTTAAGACTCCTGGGCTTAAGGACTACCCATTATTCCAGCTTGTTAGCATGATTTATGAAGTAGCTCCAAAAGTTCTTATGGAGCATGGTAAAGCTAAAAATCCATGGCCAAACGTTGACGCTCAGTCTGGTGTTATTCAGTGGTACTACGGTGTTACTGAGTACGATTTCTACACTGTATTGTTTGGTGTTGGTCGTGCCCTTGGTGTTCTTGCTAACATTACTTGGGACAGAGCTCTTGGTTATCCTATTGAAAGACCAAAATCTGTTACTACTGATATGCTTGAAGAAATCGCAGGAATTAAAAAGTAATATATTAAAGGCCCCTTATGGGGCCTTTTTTAATTTGTACAATTTGTTAATTTTATACTTTGATATATCACTATTTTTAACAAGCGCTTAGTACTATAACTATTTTAGCCTTATAATACCCTAAATATTTTAGAGTAATCAATATAATATCCATACCAACAATTTGAAAACTATTTATAACAGGTGAAATTACACAAGGTACAGAGAAAGTAAATCAAATAAAATCAGAGCTAAACTATGGTTATCAGCGGAATTAAAAAAGAAAAATAATATTGCGACATAAAGCTACAAAATTGGAATAATGGCAATTTATGCTATCTTAAAAAAAGCTATAAAAGCATTCCATCTTTTGCAATAATCGTGTTTGGGCATATTTTCAGTGCCAACAAATGCATCTTTTCAAGCTCTTTATCTGTATATTCTGGATTATGGTGAAATAATACCAAACTCTTTACATTTGCTTTCTTGGCTATTTCACAACCCTTTACATATGTAGAGTGCCCCCATCCTTTCTTAGACACACCATCAATTAAACCTTCATAATCATCGGGGAAATATGTGGTATCAAATATTAAATAATCAGCTCTCCTTGCAAACTCTATTAGACTGTTATCAGACTGATCAGAATGTTCATAGTCTGTTGCATAAATATACCTCTTATCATCAGTATAAATCTTATAAACCAATGCACCATTAGGATGATTTCCAGCCATATATTCTATATCAATACCTTCAAAGGAAAATTTTTTCTGATTCGAAACCAACTTGAGGCTCAATTTAGCATTAAATACTTCTATCCCAACAGGAAAAAATGGTTTTTTATAAATATTTGACAAGAATTCATCTATCCCTTTAAAGCCATATTTTTCACTAACATAAAAATTAATTTTAACGTCCTTATAAAATAATGGTTTAAACCCTAATATGCCGATCAAATGATCCCAATGTAAATGTGAAAAGAAAATATTAAACTCAGTGATTCCGTCCAAGTCCTGCTTTGTTAAGCTCTGAACACCCGTCCCCATATCAAATAAAACAGCTCTATCACCTAAAGTTGCAATGAGTGATGATGTGTATGATCCATATTTATTAAACTCTACACCATACACACTGTTAGTACCACGACAACCTAAGATTTTTAGCACTTAAACCTCTTGTAAAGTTTAACTGAATTCCCTTTTTCATTGTATTCTATTTCATCAAAATACATCTTAGCTATCATTATTCCTCTGCCATGTAACTTTAATAAATCATCTTCATTCTTTTCACTTGCTTTTTTCACATTAAAACCTTTACCCATATCTGTAACTCTTACTTCAAAATATTCATTATTGTAAAAGATATTAACGGTAACATATCTTTTAGAAAATTCATCCCTTTGAAGTCTCTCATTTAGCATATCCGTATAAGTCCCTTTTTCCGTACTTTCAAACTTTTCATCACCGGTTATTTCAAGGTTACCATGCTCAATCCCGTTAGTAATGATTTCAGATAGTCCTATCCTAAGCTTTTGAATGTCTGAAATACTACAAAAGCAACTCAATTCTTTTGTAATATTGTAAACAATTTTATCTACTTCAAAGATATTGTTACGTATAATAAATTCTTTATGAATAAATTTTGGGTAAAATCCATCTGAAAAAAAACCAATCTTACCACCATGATAAATAGTATCTATCAACATTCTAAACTGAATGATGTCAAATGATTCACTTAGTTCATACACACATTTTTTAGATTCCTTTTGTCCAATAATGACAATAGGCAATTCACCACAATCAAACTTTTGTTCAGAATCCGCAACATCAGTAATATAAAAAATAAAGCCATAGTCGATTTCGCAGGGGTTATCTACAAAATTCACACAATCAATCTCTTCAAGTTCACTATACTTTTGAACTTTTTGAAGTATGTTGTAATTTTCAATAAAACATGCTATTTTTTTCATATGTAAATTATAACATAAATTTTAACAAAATAAACTTTTTTTTGAATTTTATATTAAAGAATTAAGGAGGGCATATGTTACCAAAAGAAATCTTTAGACAGTATGACATAAGAGGTATTGTACCAAAAACTTTTAACCAAGAAATAGCTTGCAATATTGCTAATGTTTTTGGCTATCAAATAAAGGAAAAACTACAAAAAAATAATCCGGTCGTATCTGTTGGAAGGGATGTTAGAATATCTTCTGACGATATATTCAAAGGTGTTTTAAAAGGGCTAAATGATGCAGGCTGTAATGTTATAGAGCTCGGACACTGCCCTACCCCTGTAACCTATTTTAGCGCATTTCATCTCAAAACAGATGCTTTTTTAATGATTACAGGGAGTCACAACCCGTCTGATTATAACGGAATGAAGCTTGGTATAGGCAAATCTACTTACCACTCTGAGCTTATCACTTCCATGTATGAAGATTTTTTAAAATATGGATACAGAGAAGAAAAAGAGAAAGGTAGCCATTCAACTTATGACATAAAGCGGGAATATATAAAGTGGACTTTAGAGCATTTTAAAACTTTGAAAGAAAAAATTAACAATATTGACAGAAAAATAACTATCGTCCTTGATGCAGGTAACGGAGTAGCCTCAGATGTGGCTCCAGAGATTTTCAAAAACTTAGGAGTAAATGTTGTTGAGTTATATTGTGAATATGATGGTAACTTTCCAAATCATCATCCAGACCCAACTGTTGAAGAAAACTTAAAAGATGCAAAAGATAAGATAAAAGTAACAAATGCAGACTTTGCTGTTGCTTATGATGGGGATGCCGATAGAATTGGGGTTGTTGATAATGAGCAAAATGTAATCTGGGGGGATATGCTCATACTTATTCTCGCCAGAGAGATTGCTAAAACTATAAAAAGACCTACAATTATTGCCGATGTAAAGGCATCTCAGGTATTATTTGATGAGCTAAAAAAAGATGGCATAAATGCAATAATGTGGAAAACCGGACATTCCCTGATAAAGTCAAAATTAAAAGAAACAAATGCTGAGCTTGCCGGAGAAATGAGTGGTCACATATTTTTTGCGGACAGATATTTCGGATATGATGATGCAATCTACTCATCAGTAAGATTTTTAGAATCTTATGTAAATGAACTAATATCAGGCAAAATAACAAAAGTGTCAGACCTTTTAAGAAATGTTCCAAAAGTGTATAATACTCCGGAAATAAGGTTTGAATGTGAAGAATCAAGAAAATTTGAAATAGTTGAAAATTTGGCTAAAAAGTTTGACGAATATAAAAAGAACAATAAGTTTGGAGTAAAAGATATTATTACAATTGACGGTATTAGAGTTATTTTTGAAAAAGGTTGGGGGCTATTAAGAGCAAGCAATACACAACCTGTATTAGTAATGAGGTTTGAAGCCACCGATTTAAATTCTATGAATAGCTATAAAGATATTTTTGAAAAAGAACTAAATTCACTTTAAAGAAAAAGGGCAGTAAAACTGCCCTTTTTTATATATTAGGTCCACCTTTAGCAATATCTGTTTTATCATCAGATTGAAATTTTTTGAAATTCTCTACAAAGTTTTTAGCTAAATTTTTTAGACTTTCATTGTACTTATCTTTATCTTCCCAAGCAAGCTCAGGATGTACAACATTTTCAGGAATACCAGGGATTTCTTTTGGTATGCCAAAGCCAAACACTTCATTTCTTACAAATGCTGACTTTTCCAAACTTCCATTTAAAATAGATTTTATAATTGCCCTTGTATGCTTAATTTTAAATCTATCACCTACTCCATACGGCCCGCCGGTAAGCCCTGTATTTACTAACCAACATGTAACATCATGTTTCGTTATTCTTTCTCCCAAAAGCTCTGCATACCTAAACGGGTGATGTACCATAAAAGGTGCCCCAAAACATGCACTAAATACCGCCTTAGGCTCTGTAACCCCTTTTTCCGTCCCTGCAACCTTAGCAGTATACCCTGAAACAAAGTGATACATCGCTTGCTCTTTGCTAAGTTTTGCTACCGGAGGCAATACGCCAAAAGCATCATATGTTAAAAATATAATATTTTTTGGATGTTTACCTTTACCATCTTCTATAATCTTAGGAAGGTGAGTAATAGGGTAAGAAGCTCTTGTATTTTCAGTGAGAGAATCATCGTCAAGGTCAATTCTCCTTGTTTCAACATCAATTGCAACATTTTCCAAAACTGTCCCAAATTTTCTAGTAGTTTCATATATATCAGGCTCAGCTTCTTTAGAAAGATTAATCACCTTTGCATAACATCCACCTTCAATATTGAAAACACCGCTATCATTCCAACCGTGTTCATCATCCCCAATCAAATATCTTTCTGGGTCTGTTGAAAGAGTTGTTTTTCCTGTTCCAGATAGTCCAAAAAATAGTGCTACATCACCATTTTCTCCTACATTGGCTGAACAGTGCATAGACATAATATCTTTTTTAGGTAGCAAGTAATTCATAACTGTAAAAATTGATTTCTTTATTTCGCCTGCATAGCTTGTACCACCTATCAAGACAAGTTTTTCTTCAAAATTTACTATTATAAATGTCTCAGAGTTTGTTCCATCTTCATCAGGATTAGCATGAAATCTTGGCAAATCTATCACGGTAAAATCAGGCTTAAAGTTTTCAAGGTTTTCTTTATTTAATTCTCTTATAAACATATTTCTTGCAAAAAGTGAGTGCCATGCATACTCGGAAATTACCCTAACCTTAAGCCTTGTTTCTTCATCGCTTCCTGCATAGCAATCTTGAACAAAAATCTCTTTCGTCTGCAAATAAGCCTTAATCTTGCTGTAGATTTTTTCAAAAGATTCTTTACTTATCGGTTTGTTATCTTTAGACCAATACACATCACTTGTACTAGGTAAATCAACAATATATTTATCGTTTGCTGACCTTCCAGTATGATGCCCTGTCCTAACTACAACAGGTCCTAAATGGGCAATAATCCCCTCACTCCTTTTGACAATTGCCTCATAAAGTGCTGGTGTTGTCAAGTTTCTATTAACTTGTGCAACATTTTTAAATCCATAGATATCCAAAATGCTCTCTTTCATATATCCCCCTTTTAAAAAACTGTTGAAAAAGCGTGGCATTTTATTATAATTCTTTGATGCTTGTAAACAGTTTTTTTATATCTGATATACCCGAATCGGAAATAAAAAAGGAAAAAGACAAAGCCAGAGCTTTAAGAAAAAAACAATGGTGGAAAAATCAAATATCACAAGGCATTTGTCATTATTGTGGCAGAAAATTTTCACCAGAAGAGTTGACAATGGATCATATTGTTCCACTTATACGAGGCGGTAAAACCACTAAAGGAAATGTAGTACCTGCTTGCAAAGAATGTAATAACAAAAAGAAATATATGCTTCCAATTGAATGGGC from Deferrivibrio essentukiensis includes these protein-coding regions:
- a CDS encoding HNH endonuclease, which codes for MLVNSFFISDIPESEIKKEKDKARALRKKQWWKNQISQGICHYCGRKFSPEELTMDHIVPLIRGGKTTKGNVVPACKECNNKKKYMLPIEWAEYLENLKNK
- the pckA gene encoding phosphoenolpyruvate carboxykinase (ATP); protein product: MKESILDIYGFKNVAQVNRNLTTPALYEAIVKRSEGIIAHLGPVVVRTGHHTGRSANDKYIVDLPSTSDVYWSKDNKPISKESFEKIYSKIKAYLQTKEIFVQDCYAGSDEETRLKVRVISEYAWHSLFARNMFIRELNKENLENFKPDFTVIDLPRFHANPDEDGTNSETFIIVNFEEKLVLIGGTSYAGEIKKSIFTVMNYLLPKKDIMSMHCSANVGENGDVALFFGLSGTGKTTLSTDPERYLIGDDEHGWNDSGVFNIEGGCYAKVINLSKEAEPDIYETTRKFGTVLENVAIDVETRRIDLDDDSLTENTRASYPITHLPKIIEDGKGKHPKNIIFLTYDAFGVLPPVAKLSKEQAMYHFVSGYTAKVAGTEKGVTEPKAVFSACFGAPFMVHHPFRYAELLGERITKHDVTCWLVNTGLTGGPYGVGDRFKIKHTRAIIKSILNGSLEKSAFVRNEVFGFGIPKEIPGIPENVVHPELAWEDKDKYNESLKNLAKNFVENFKKFQSDDKTDIAKGGPNI
- a CDS encoding phosphomannomutase/phosphoglucomutase translates to MLPKEIFRQYDIRGIVPKTFNQEIACNIANVFGYQIKEKLQKNNPVVSVGRDVRISSDDIFKGVLKGLNDAGCNVIELGHCPTPVTYFSAFHLKTDAFLMITGSHNPSDYNGMKLGIGKSTYHSELITSMYEDFLKYGYREEKEKGSHSTYDIKREYIKWTLEHFKTLKEKINNIDRKITIVLDAGNGVASDVAPEIFKNLGVNVVELYCEYDGNFPNHHPDPTVEENLKDAKDKIKVTNADFAVAYDGDADRIGVVDNEQNVIWGDMLILILAREIAKTIKRPTIIADVKASQVLFDELKKDGINAIMWKTGHSLIKSKLKETNAELAGEMSGHIFFADRYFGYDDAIYSSVRFLESYVNELISGKITKVSDLLRNVPKVYNTPEIRFECEESRKFEIVENLAKKFDEYKKNNKFGVKDIITIDGIRVIFEKGWGLLRASNTQPVLVMRFEATDLNSMNSYKDIFEKELNSL